A genomic segment from Drosophila miranda strain MSH22 chromosome 3, D.miranda_PacBio2.1, whole genome shotgun sequence encodes:
- the LOC117187712 gene encoding uncharacterized protein LOC117187712, which produces MPHQLALILFSFLVSPGAGEPDCSQRPDLNALKNCCKMPLLELSKYTSQCGQYLVNGAHITPCSFECIFDAAKALNGTSLVMENIRKMMETLLESHQEFVDIYTEGFHHCSGEEQAMIKSLKRRRMPITGKCSSMSVMYGLCAHRYVYRNCPESVSSKSTMCIEAREYSIHCE; this is translated from the exons ATGCCACACCAGCTTGCTTTGATACTGTTCTCGTTCCTGGTCAGTCCAGGAGCCGGCGAGCCGGACTGCTCTCAACGTCCCGACTTGAAT GCATTGAAAAACTGTTGCAAAATGCCATTGCTGGAGCTTTCCAAATACACCTCGCAATGCGGCCAGTACCTGGTCAATGGGGCGCACATTACACCC TGCAGCTTTGAATGCATTTTTGATGCGGCGAAAGCCCTGAACGGAACCAGTCTGGTTATGGAAAATATCCGTAAAATGATGGAAACCCTTTTGGAGAGCCATCAGGAGTTTGTGGATATCTATACGGAGGGCTTTCACCACTGTTCCGGAGAGGAGCAGGCCATGATCAAGAGCCTGAAGCGTCGCCGCATGCCCATCACCGGTAAGTGCTCCTCCATGTCGGTCATGTACGGCCTCTGCGCCCATCGGTATGTGTACAGGAACTGTCCGGAGAGTGTGTCCAGCAAGAGCACCATGTGCATCGAGGCTAGGGAATACAGCATTCACTGTGAATAG
- the LOC108158441 gene encoding uncharacterized protein LOC108158441, translating into MPELVIYFWTLIFVLCQAHAQTAFNCTAPPNFQNFDINTCCRTPELDMGDVPQKCHKYVNQLKSANSKYPSYTHLCYPDCIYRETGALVNGKLRVDRVKQYLEQHVHQRDQDMVAYIMRSFDSCLGNIKNHMKAANIEAYKVLPHGCSPFAGMVYSCVNAETFLNCPPRMWKNERPCNQAKEFAAQCNPLPHVPLPSS; encoded by the exons ATGCCCGAGTTGGTGATTTATTTTTGGACTTTGATCTTTGTGCTGTGCCAAGCCCACGCACAGACCGCCTTCAATTGCACAGCACCGCCGAATTTCCAGAATTTT GACATCAATACTTGCTGTCGCACTCCGGAATTGGACATGGGAGATGTGCCTCAAAAGTGTCACAAGTACGTTAATCAACTGAAGTCCGCCAACTCGAAATATCCCAGCTATACCCATTTG TGCTATCCCGATTGCATTTACCGCGAGACGGGAGCCCTTGTCAATGGTAAACTCAGAGTGGACAGAGTGAAGCAGTACCTGGAGCAGCATGTCCATCAACGAGATCAGGATATGGTGGCCTACATCATGCGCTCCTTTGACTCTTGCCTGGGCAACA TTAAAAACCACATGAAGGCAGCCAACATAGAGGCTTACAAGGTGCTGCCGCACGGCTGCTCGCCCTTTGCCGGAATGGTCTACAGCTGCGTCAATGCCGAGACCTTCCTCAACTGCCCCCCCAGAATGTGGAAGAACGAGCGACCGTGCAACCAGGCCAAAGAGTTTGCAGCACAGTGCAATCCACTGCCGCATGTTCCGCTGCCCAGCAGCTAG
- the LOC117187783 gene encoding uncharacterized protein LOC117187783, whose protein sequence is MRFSLISFGILGLFVAIAIPLELHNKVFLSYNFEVSYHLPKSWTDKPPVLRHGNGTNGNYSLSDYDGHHGLYGPDYYEDYQDNYHSGHKHKPSHHKKKKKKPSHQPASGGGGAVLKPPKHKHKRKHKHKPKPPPPKDEDDGDYKDFFEGFPLDGDGDPVPRHRHERSLLSRSKFYEILSHRFEQHGFGSGDQCLLRLICEANSYQLGNHNGVLGSLVHVMFSPTSSRYESLPKRYYIAELDGQRGSCEGYRRECKQSILDLITQPILRSMGNKSSIH, encoded by the exons ATGAGGTTCAGTCTCATTTCGTTTGGAATACTGGGG CTCTTTGTGGCCATTGCTATTCCCCTGGAGTTGCACAACAAGGTCTTTCTGTCGTACAACTTTGAGGTTAGCTATCACCTGCCAAAAAGTTGGACCGACAAGCCGCCCGTTCTA AGACATGGCAATGGGACTAATGGTAATTATTCTTTGAGTGACTACGATGGTCACCATGGACTCTATGGGCCCGATTACTATGAGGACTACCAGGATAACTATCATTCCggacacaagcacaagccttCGCATcacaagaaaaagaagaagaagcctTCTCACCAGCCTGCtagtggaggaggaggagctgtcCTGAAGCCACCAAAGCATAAGCACAAGcgtaaacacaaacacaagccgAAACCCCCGCCACCAAAGGACGAAGATGATGGCGACTACAAGGACTTCTTTGAGGGATTTCCGCTGGACGGTGATGGCGATCCAGTGCCCAGACATCGCCACGAAAGATCTCTGCTCTCGCGCTCAAAGTTCTACGAGATACTCAGTCACCGCTTCGAACA GCACGGCTTCGGTTCCGGCGATCAGTGCCTTCTGCGGCTGATCTGCGAGGCGAACAGCTACCAACTGGGAAACCATAACGGAGTGCTGGGCAGCTTGGTCCACGTCATGTTCAGTCCCACCAGCTCTCGCTACGAGTCGCTGCCGAAGCGCTACTATATCGCCGAGCTGGATGGACAGAGGGGCAGCTGCGAGGGCTACAGGAGGGAGTGCAAGCAGAGTATTCTCGACCTGATCACGCAACCCATACTCCGCTCGATGGGAAATAAAAGCAGTATCCACTAA
- the LOC108158268 gene encoding uncharacterized protein LOC108158268, whose protein sequence is MWSVWITILLSMLSWTLPPLKAAKCKAAPKSVQNVLICCPAPMPNWGVYNSECRDSGQQPSCRLACIFNASAALQGFRLRLPLVRPMLERAFSHHPTIDAYAANFGNCSSLVYSKYQELTGVSRQSDACDRHALFYSLCAYFRLMQHCPPGLWQRNNKMCQEARSYTRNCFWPAFKRFMNNT, encoded by the exons ATGTGGAGTGTTTGGATTACCATTTTACTATCAATGCTCTCCTGGACACTTCCTCCCCTCAAGGCAGCCAAGTGCAAGGCAGCGCCCAAGTCTGTTCAG AACGTACTGATCTGTTGTCCCGCTCCCATGCCCAACTGGGGCGTCTACAACAGTGAGTGCCGCGACTCCGGACAGCAGCCAAGC TGCCGCCTGGCCTGCATATTCAATGCCAGCGCGGCCTTGCAGGGCTTCCGACTGAGGCTCCCCCTTGTGCGACCCATGCTGGAGCGAGCCTTCAGCCACCACCCCACCATCGATGCCTACGCCGCGAACTTTGGCAACTGCTCCTCGTTGGTGTACAGCAAGTACCAGGAGCTGACCGGAGTGAGTCGCCAGAGCGATGCCTGCGACAGACACGCCCTCTTCTACAGCCTGTGCGCCTACTTCCGGCTGATGCAACACTGTCCCCCAGGGCTGTGGCAGCGCAACAATAAGATGTGCCAGGAGGCACGCTCTTACACGAGGAACTGCTTCTGGCCGGCGTTCAAAAGATTCATGAACAACACCTGA
- the LOC108157977 gene encoding uncharacterized protein LOC108157977: MNKDRALIICSLSAILYSTIVGSAPAPADVDCSRRQDFNAVRGCCTIPTFHFEAFRKQCGRYMPESGPRVSPCLYDCIFNATGILNGSEVDAENARSMLQRLLGNNQDFVDVYLDGMLQCPGAVDAMLRSKRPRPMPGVEQCSPVPLYYGICTTKHIFSYCPSSSWSDTELCETARLQNLHCPTMRASRGGGPRPI; the protein is encoded by the exons ATGAATAAGGACAGAGCTCTGATCATCTGCTCGCTGAGCGCTATACTGTACTCCACAATTGTGGGATCCGCACCTGCCCCAGCGGATGTAGACTGCAGTAGGCGGCAGGATTTCAAT GCCGTCAGAGGCTGCTGCACCATTCCCACCTTCCACTTTGAGGCCTTTCGGAAGCAGTGCGGCAGGTACATGCCCGAGAGTGGACCCCGGGTGTCACCC TGCCTCTACGACTGCATCTTCAATGCGACTGGAATCCTAAATGGATCGGAGGTGGATGCGGAAAATGCCCGCAGCATGCTGCAGCGGTTGCTGGGCAACAATCAGGACTTCGTGGACGTCTACTTGGACGGAATGTTGCAGTGTCCCGGGGCTGTGGATGCAATGCTGAGGTCCAAAAGACCCCGTCCGATGCCCGGTGTGGAGCAGTGCTCCCCAGTGCCCCTCTACTATGGGATCTGTACTACGAAACACATCTTCAGCTATTGTCCTTCGTCCAGCTGGTCCGACACGGAGCTGTGCGAGACGGCTCGTCTCCAGAACCTTCACTGCCCAACCATGCGTGCATCACGTGGCGGCGGTCCCAGACCCATTtga
- the LOC108157976 gene encoding uncharacterized protein LOC108157976, translating into MNQLTLVFCLLLWSEVDGAFRDFVVGPEFDSEDSELENNFQDPERALDENLLVSFQSIERDGIVDTQLLLKAVMQHAQRLGLSLDELASMSYGEEEDKESANQLESMSRNQDMMGCNSRDQEMFEYADRPTWRDVIFN; encoded by the exons ATGAATCAGCTAACACTCGTGTTTTGCCTGCTGCTTTGGTCTGAAGTAGATGGAGCCTTCAGGGACTTTGTGGTGGGACCAGAG TTCGATTCAGAAGATAGCGAACTGGAGAATAATTTCCAGGACCCAGAGCGGGCTCTTGATGAGAATCTGCTCGTCTCGTTTCAGAGCATAGAGCGTGATGGCATTGTCGATACTCAACTGCTGTTGAAGGCTGTCATGCAGCACGCCCAACGCCTAGGCCTGAGCTTGGATGAATTGG CAAGCATGAGTTATGGGGAGGAGGAAGACAAAGAATCTGCCAACCAGCTGGAGTCTATGTCCAGAAATCAGGATATGATGGGTTGTAATTCCAGGGATCAGGAAATGTTTGAATATGCCGATCGGCCCACATGGCGAGATGTGATCTTCAACTGA
- the LOC108158267 gene encoding uncharacterized protein LOC108158267 codes for MSVLWLLCCMGMLLVSVARGEILDMGNCSRLFNTKTLDWCCGRNVLSMFAFVGTNCTAYLNDYGPCRYDCIFNHWGIRDETQFKLKMPELFMMITKLYSPLNGYHSYGVALKMAYETCDRLGTKYADFIMLYSAHIQDTLGQDNFTSNAPFKDCSPFSMYHAQCAAIYLMLECPRRYWQPDAPECNILKETVRSCVRIFEEGTLPKSDPETKSSGSRLYTVGLLAFLASVTCTYFQLHICSESFV; via the exons ATGTCTGTTCTGTGGCTCTTGTGCTGCATGGGAATGCTGTTGGTTTCTGTGGCGCGCGGTGAGATCTTGGATATGGGAAACTGCTCGAGGCTGTTTAACACAAAGACTCTGGACTGGTGCTGCGGTAGGAACGTTTTGAGCATGTTCGCCTTTGTGGGCACCAACTGCACAGCCTACTTGAACGACTATGGACCA TGCCGCTATGATTGTATCTTCAATCACTGGGGGATACGCGACGAGACGCAGTTCAAACTCAAAATGCCAGAGCTGTTCATGATGATTACCAAGCTGTACAGTCCCCTCAACGGATACCACAGCTATGGCGTGGCCCTGAAGATGGCCTACGAAACCTGTGACCGACTGGGCACCAAGTACGCAGACTTCATTATGCTCTATTCCGCTCATATCCAGGATACATTGGGTCAGGACAACTTTACATCCAACGCCCCCTTCAAAGATTGCTCGCCCTTTTCCATGTACCACGCTCAGTGCGCGGCGATATATCTGATGCTCGAATGTCCTCGAAGATACTGGCAGCCGGATGCCCCGGAGTGCAATATCCTAAAGGAGACAGTCCGATCCTGCGTCCGCATTTTCGAAGAGGGTACTCTACCGAAGAGCGACCCGGAGACGAAGAGTTCGGGCAGTCGACTATACACGGTTGGCCTGCTTGCTTTTCTAGCTAGTGTCACCTGTACATATTTCCAGCTACATATATGTTCCGAATCGTTTGTGTGA
- the LOC108160384 gene encoding uncharacterized protein LOC108160384 — protein sequence MKMISMRARALLGMVSLFVTVLDLADTHVAFTTASTHGIFAALAVPLELPHRNVFVSYNFEANYNLPANWGKFTIFQNGPIESEELEPEVEGEEEVEVESSRKIKSDSQNGTNEEDQEEMEDDPTEAPVNQRKSRALITRSNIYRIFIDKLQRSGFQGEACLLRLICETSAAELNELNGVLGSLLHVLFSPSTSESEQLPLRYYQAEHDGWHENCHYYHLDCGESVLELISEPFEEILKRIERHHM from the exons ATGAAAATGATTTCAATGCGAGCCCGGGCTCTTCTGGGGATGGTTTCCCTGTTTGTGACTGTCTTGGATCTAGCCGACACGCATGTGGCCTTCACAACGGCCAGTACCCATGGC ATCTTTGCGGCGCTGGCTGTACCCCTGGAGCTGCCTCATCGCAACGTTTTTGTGTCCTACAACTTTGAGGCCAACTACAATTTACCCGCTAACTGGGGGAAATTTACGATATTT CAAAACGGTCCCATTGAATCTGAAGAGCTGGAGCCAGAGGTGGAAGGAGAGGAAGAAGTGGAGGTGGAGTCTTCTCGTAAAATAAAAAGTGACTCCCAGAACGGCACCAATGAGGAGGATCAGGAGGAAATGGAGGACGATCCCACTGAGGCTCCCGTCAATCAGCGTAAAAGTCGCGCTCTGATTACACGTTCCAACATCTATCGCATATTTATAGATAAACTCCAAAG AAGCGGCTTTCAAGGCGAGGCCTGTCTGCTACGCTTGATCTGTGAGACGAGTGCTGCGGAGCTGAACGAACTGAATGGCGTTTTGGGCAGCCTACTACATGTTCTATTTAG TCCCAGCACTTCAGAGTCAGAGCAGCTGCCACTGCGCTACTACCAGGCGGAGCACGATGGCTGGCATGAGAACTGCCACTACTACCATCTGGACTGCGGGGAGAGTGTTCTGGAACTGATATCGGAGCCCTTTGAAGAGATTCTGAAACGCATTGAGCGCCATCACATGtag